GGCCTTCGTGATGCTGTGAGAAGTAGCCGACTTTGACGCGGTTTCCGAGTTTGACACGGCCTGTGGGGCTGGTAAGTTCGCCTGTGAGGAGCTTGAGGAGCGTGGTCTTGCCTGCGCCGTTGGGGCCGATGAGGGCGATGCCGTCACCGTTCTTGACGACAAGATCAAGTCCTGCGAACACGGTGCGCCCGTCGTAATGTGCGCTGACGTTTTCAAGCTCGGCGACACGCTGGGCACATTCTGCGGGCGGATGAAAGGCGAAGTATTGGAAGGTGGATGCTTCGGGCGGAAGGACGATGCGTTCTAAGCGTTTGAGCTGTTTTTCACGGCCGCGTGCTTGTTTTGATTTGATGCCTGCTTTGTATTTGCGGATGTATTCTTCGGTCTTGGCGATCTGTGCCTGCTGTTTGTCGTAAGCACTCTTTAGCGCGCGATCGTTGAGCGTTTTTTGCTCGAGGTAGCGTGTGTAGTTGCCGCGGTAGACGTCGGCGGTATGGTGTTCGAGCGATACGATGCCTGTTACGACGTGGTCGAGGAAGTAGCGGTCGTGCGAGATGAGGAGTACGCCGCCACTATATTCGGCGAGGAATTTTTCGAGCCATTCGACCATTTTGATGTCGAGATGGTTGGTAGGTTCGTCAAGGAAGAGGAAGTCGGGCTGGCGAATGAGGGCTTTGGCAAGGAGGATACGGGTGATCTGTCCGCCCGAGAATTCGCTTACTGTTCGCTCCATGTCTGCTTCGCCGAAACCGAGGCCGTGTGCGACGCGTCTGACGAGGGCTTCGTATTGGTAGCCGCCCGCCTGCTCATAAAGGAGTGTGATGCGTTCGTAACGGCGCATGGCGGTCGCAAGCTTTTCTTCGTCTTGTTCTTCGGAGATGATGGTTTCGAGGTCGGCGAGTTCTGCGCGCCATGCGAGGATCTCGTGATATGCGCTGTGAAGCTCGTCCCAGAGGGTGCGGTCGGTCATCTCGGTCTGTTGTTCGACGTAGCTGATGCGTACGCCTTGCGGGATGATGACTTCGCCTGCGGTGGCTTCTTCTTCGCCGAGGATACAGCGCAGGAGCGTCGATTTGCCTGTGCCGTTGGGGCCGATGAGGCCTATCTTGTCGCCGTGGGCGATCGTGAAGCTGACGTTATGAAAAATCTCATTTATGCCGAAGGCTTTGGTTAGGTCTTGGATTCTGATTACTTCCATGTGTGTTCTCCTATGTTTTCTATGGTATCCTTGCGAGCCGTTCGAGGTAAGCAAGGGTATTGTCTGTGTCGGTGCGATGTACGAGGTCGCAGAGGTGTATGATATGTCCGCTTGCGAGTGCGATGCCGTCTGTGACTGCATGGTGCTCGACGGCTCGATGCAGAATACGTATGCGTTCGTCCTGTTCTGCAAGGCGCGCGAGGATGGCGCGTGTCATGTCGTTCGATGCGATGTCTACGACGATGATTTCACTGTTTGCATGGTGGTCGATGATGCGCATGGCACTGCGGATGAGGTGTTCTATCTCATGTTCTGCGTTCTGCACGATGAAAAGAACGGTGGCAGGCGGTGTGTTGGTGCGCTTTTTATAGTGCCACAGTTCTTCAATAAGGCAATAGATGCCAAAGAGCGCGAGCGAGATGATGAGAACGGCTGTTTCATATCCGACGGTCATGTGGTTCCCTCCTTTTTGCTGTATCGTATGCAGGAGGGCATTATGTTGCTATTCGAGTATGATCCAGTTCTGTTTGATGGCAGTAAGTGCCGCTTGGGTACGGTCGGCGACGTTCATCTTGCGGAAGATACGCGTGAGATGATTTTTGACCGTTTTTTCGCTGATGAACAGTTCTTCGGCGATCGCCTGATTGGACATGCCTTGTGTGATGCATTTGAGGACTTCGAGTTCTCTGATGCTGAGCGGTTCTTGGCTCTTGTGCGGTGTGACGACGGCAGGTATTTCGTCGTCGGTGAATACGCGTTCTCCGCGCGCGATGCGCACAGCGGTATCAATGAGTTCGGCGGGGTCTGCGTATCGCGCGAGGTATCCGTATGCTCCAAGACGGAAGGCGGCGCGCCGTTCGCTCCGCTTGGTGGTGCCGATGAGAAGTACACGCGTCGTGCTGTGCATGAGGTATAGTTGATGGAGTATCTCACGGCTGTGAAATATGGGGATGTCATCACTTAGGATAAGGATATCGGGACGAAGACGCGCTGTTTTTTTGATGGCTTCTTCACCGTCTACAGCTTCGGCTGTCACGCGTATCCAGTCGCAGTCTTCGAGCGTACGTCTGATGCCGATGCGAAAAAGCGGTATGGCATCGGCTATGATGATGTTAGTTTTCGTTTTTCGCATAGGCGTTCCTTTCGTTTATGAAATAGGTCTTTTTTCCTATTCGCTGTTTATGTGAAAAATCCTTGCCGAGAAAAAAATAAGACGGCTCGAGGCCGTCTTATTTTGGTTACTGCTGTGCTTTTTTCTGCTGCATGAGTGGGCCGAGGATACGTTTGTAGCCTTCTACGCCCGGTTGATCGAATGCGTCTACGTTTGCAAGCTCGCCTTCGTATGCGATGGAGAGTGCCAAGAGGTAGAGAAGTTCGCCGAGGTGGAATGCATTCAGTTTCGGCAAATGGAATACTGCGTTCATGCGATCGTCGCCAACGAGTGCTTGTGCGTTCGATTCGAGTGCCGCCTGAAGTGCCGCACTGATAGGAAGTCCCGAGATATCGGAGAGCTTCGGTGCGGACGGGAAGGCATCGGGGATCATCGGATCGCTTTCCCACTGACCGACTTCGAGGAACTGGACGACTTTGTTGTGTTTGCCGTCTTGGTGCTGTTGTGTCTGCGCGTGCATGTCGGTGGTGCCGACTGCGACGATCGGTGTACGGCCGTAGAATACGGTGTCGCCGTTACGGTCGAGGCGTTTGCCGAGCGATTCTGCGAGAAGCTGGATGTACCATTCTGCCGTCGATTTGAGGTTGTCGGCATACGGCATGAATACTTCGATATCACGGCCGTATGTTTCGGCTGCGATGTATTTGAGTACGGCGTTCATAAGTGCCGGGTTGTCTGTTACGCTGTCCGTCTGACACGCTTCGTCCATGGCACGTGCGCCCGCGAGGAAGGCTTCGATGTCGAATCCGATGCAAGCGGCTGTGATGAGGCCTACTTCGGAGAAGATGCTGAAGCGACCGCCTACGCCGTCCGGTACGGAGAAGGTATCCCAACCTTGCTCGGTCGCGAGTTTTTTGAGAAGGGTCGGTTTTTCTTCGTTCGGGTCGGTGACTGCCGTAACGGATACGCTGATGCCTTCTGCCTGGCAGAGTGCCGTGTAGAGGATCATGAATGTTGCCATCGTGTCGAGCGTACTGCCCGATTTAGAGATGACGACGAGTTTTACACGATAGTCTTCACCGCCGTGTGCTTTCGCTTTGCGCGCATTGCGGAGAATTTCTGCGAGGAGTTCTTCTGTCGAGCGCGGGTCGAGGTTGTTGCCGCTGAAGTAGAGTTTCGGATAACCGCCGCGTTCTTCTTTCGTCATGGAGTTCCAATATGCACCGCATTGTACATCATAGAGTACGCGGTTGCCGAGATACGAGCCGCCGATACCGAACGAGATGACAGCATCGGTACTTTCTTTGAGTGCTTCACCAAAATCCAAGAGGCGTTTGATCGATGCAGGCGAGTTGAGATTGCCTTCTGCAACGTACGGAAGCTGGCTGAAGAGGACGCGTTCGGGTTCGCCGTCTTTCGACAGGTGGCCGCGAATAACGCCGTCACGACGCATCACACGGATAGCTTCTTGCGCCGCTTTGATCTTATCTTGGATCGCTTCGATATCAGCCGCAGTGATCTTGCCTTCGCCTACCATATTGGCATAGTCGAATGCAAAACCCGAGGCCAGTACCAATTTATCTTTGTCCATATAGTCACCTTCTTGTTATTGTTTGCGCGCAGTTTCCATCTGCGCCAAAATATCTTCTACTGCACGGTCGCTTGTTTCACGACCGAACATATCTGCCAAGTATTGTACGAAATTACGTCTGAGTTCGGGACGCTTCAAGGCAAATTCGACCGTTGCTTCCAAGAAGCCTTGCTTGTCGCCGATATCATAGCGACGGCCTTTGAAGCGATATGCATACATCGGCTCATTCTGTGCCAATGTACAAAGCGCGTCTGTCAGCTGGATCTCTCCGCCTTTGCCCGGCTGTTGCGTAGCAAGGATGTCGAATACTTTCGGCGAGATGATATATCGGCCGAGCACGGCAAGGTTCGACGGTGCTTCAGCGACAGCAGGTTTTTCTACCAAATCGCGCACTCGCCAGACATCGTCCGTGATCATTTCGGGTAATACGATACCATAGCTCGATACCTTATCTTCGGCGACTTCCTGTACGCCC
This Selenomonadales bacterium DNA region includes the following protein-coding sequences:
- a CDS encoding ABC-F family ATP-binding cassette domain-containing protein codes for the protein MEVIRIQDLTKAFGINEIFHNVSFTIAHGDKIGLIGPNGTGKSTLLRCILGEEEATAGEVIIPQGVRISYVEQQTEMTDRTLWDELHSAYHEILAWRAELADLETIISEEQDEEKLATAMRRYERITLLYEQAGGYQYEALVRRVAHGLGFGEADMERTVSEFSGGQITRILLAKALIRQPDFLFLDEPTNHLDIKMVEWLEKFLAEYSGGVLLISHDRYFLDHVVTGIVSLEHHTADVYRGNYTRYLEQKTLNDRALKSAYDKQQAQIAKTEEYIRKYKAGIKSKQARGREKQLKRLERIVLPPEASTFQYFAFHPPAECAQRVAELENVSAHYDGRTVFAGLDLVVKNGDGIALIGPNGAGKTTLLKLLTGELTSPTGRVKLGNRVKVGYFSQHHEGLNHANTLLDEIVGEFGVTLEQARGYLGAFLFRGEDVYKIIGDLSGGEQARVAFLKLMMSGANFLVLDEPTNHLDIPAKEAVESALMSFPGTFLAVSHDRYFLDKVANWIVELDDGKLTSYNGTYSYYQEMKERERAEEEALRLAQQASVPPKEKTQRPAPQAEKTEDKPKPTAKPKRTMSAEEREKRVHDIEGEIVMLEMELKGLEYQLSLPESHADQQTAADLTAEYEATAKKLEAKYSAWEELQEE
- a CDS encoding glycosyltransferase, which translates into the protein MTVGYETAVLIISLALFGIYCLIEELWHYKKRTNTPPATVLFIVQNAEHEIEHLIRSAMRIIDHHANSEIIVVDIASNDMTRAILARLAEQDERIRILHRAVEHHAVTDGIALASGHIIHLCDLVHRTDTDNTLAYLERLARIP
- a CDS encoding response regulator transcription factor, whose protein sequence is MRKTKTNIIIADAIPLFRIGIRRTLEDCDWIRVTAEAVDGEEAIKKTARLRPDILILSDDIPIFHSREILHQLYLMHSTTRVLLIGTTKRSERRAAFRLGAYGYLARYADPAELIDTAVRIARGERVFTDDEIPAVVTPHKSQEPLSIRELEVLKCITQGMSNQAIAEELFISEKTVKNHLTRIFRKMNVADRTQAALTAIKQNWIILE
- a CDS encoding glucose-6-phosphate isomerase produces the protein MDKDKLVLASGFAFDYANMVGEGKITAADIEAIQDKIKAAQEAIRVMRRDGVIRGHLSKDGEPERVLFSQLPYVAEGNLNSPASIKRLLDFGEALKESTDAVISFGIGGSYLGNRVLYDVQCGAYWNSMTKEERGGYPKLYFSGNNLDPRSTEELLAEILRNARKAKAHGGEDYRVKLVVISKSGSTLDTMATFMILYTALCQAEGISVSVTAVTDPNEEKPTLLKKLATEQGWDTFSVPDGVGGRFSIFSEVGLITAACIGFDIEAFLAGARAMDEACQTDSVTDNPALMNAVLKYIAAETYGRDIEVFMPYADNLKSTAEWYIQLLAESLGKRLDRNGDTVFYGRTPIVAVGTTDMHAQTQQHQDGKHNKVVQFLEVGQWESDPMIPDAFPSAPKLSDISGLPISAALQAALESNAQALVGDDRMNAVFHLPKLNAFHLGELLYLLALSIAYEGELANVDAFDQPGVEGYKRILGPLMQQKKAQQ